From Bacillus basilensis, a single genomic window includes:
- a CDS encoding UPF0223 family protein gives MEYQYPLDYDWSNEEMVAIVKFYEAIEKAYEKGIIREELMGLYRRFKEIVPSKAEEKKIDKEFQEVSGYSIYRAIQKAKEIEEQKLVKM, from the coding sequence ATGGAATATCAATATCCGTTAGATTATGATTGGTCAAATGAGGAAATGGTTGCAATTGTGAAGTTTTATGAAGCGATTGAGAAAGCATATGAAAAAGGAATTATAAGAGAAGAGTTAATGGGATTATATCGTCGTTTTAAAGAGATTGTTCCATCGAAAGCAGAAGAAAAGAAAATTGATAAAGAGTTTCAAGAAGTAAGTGGGTATTCTATATACCGTGCGATTCAAAAGGCTAAAGAAATCGAAGAACAAAAGCTTGTAAAAATGTAA
- the speA gene encoding arginine decarboxylase — MSQYETPLFTALVEHSKRNPIQFHIPGHKKGQGMDPEFREFIGHNALAIDLINIAPLDDLHHPKGMIKEAQDLAAAAFGADHTFFSIQGTSGAIMTMVMSVCGPGDKILVPRNVHKSVMSAIIFSGAKPIFMHPEIDPKLGISHGITIQSVKKALEEHSDAKGLLVINPTYFGFAADLEQIVQLAHSYDIPVLVDEAHGVHIHFHDELPMSAMQAGADMAATSVHKLGGSLTQSSILNVKEGLVNVKHVQSIISMLTTTSTSYILLASLDVARKRLATEGTALIEQTIQLAEQVRDAINAIEHLYCPGKEMLGTDATFNYDPTKIIVSVKDLGITGHQAEVWLREQYNIEVELSDLYNILCLVTFGDTESETNTLIAALQDLAATFRNKADKGVQIQVEIPEIPVLALSPRDAFYSETEVIPFENAAGRIIADFVMVYPPGIPIFTPGEIITQDNLEYIRKNLEAGLPVQGPEDMTLQTLRVIKEYKPIS, encoded by the coding sequence TTGTCCCAATACGAAACACCATTGTTTACCGCTTTAGTTGAGCACAGTAAGCGAAATCCAATTCAATTCCATATTCCAGGTCATAAAAAAGGACAGGGCATGGATCCTGAATTTCGCGAATTTATTGGGCATAATGCATTAGCAATTGATTTAATTAATATTGCGCCGCTCGATGATTTACATCATCCAAAAGGTATGATTAAAGAAGCACAAGATTTAGCAGCCGCTGCATTTGGTGCGGATCATACTTTCTTTTCTATTCAAGGTACAAGTGGCGCAATAATGACAATGGTGATGAGCGTTTGCGGTCCTGGTGACAAAATACTAGTGCCACGAAACGTGCATAAATCAGTAATGTCAGCTATTATTTTCTCAGGTGCAAAACCTATTTTCATGCATCCTGAAATCGATCCAAAACTTGGTATTTCACATGGAATCACAATTCAATCTGTCAAAAAGGCACTTGAAGAGCACTCAGATGCGAAAGGCTTACTTGTTATTAATCCAACATACTTTGGCTTTGCTGCAGACTTAGAACAGATTGTACAATTAGCACATTCTTACGATATCCCTGTACTAGTTGATGAGGCACATGGTGTTCACATTCATTTTCACGATGAACTACCGATGTCAGCGATGCAAGCCGGTGCAGATATGGCAGCAACAAGTGTTCATAAATTAGGTGGATCTTTAACTCAAAGTTCTATTCTTAATGTAAAAGAAGGTCTTGTAAACGTAAAACATGTTCAATCTATTATTAGCATGCTTACGACTACATCAACTTCTTACATCTTGTTAGCATCCCTAGATGTTGCTAGAAAACGTCTTGCTACAGAAGGAACGGCACTCATAGAACAAACAATACAATTAGCGGAACAAGTTCGTGATGCTATAAATGCTATTGAGCATCTTTACTGTCCTGGTAAGGAAATGCTAGGTACGGATGCTACTTTTAACTATGATCCTACAAAGATAATTGTATCTGTGAAAGATTTAGGTATTACAGGCCATCAGGCTGAAGTATGGCTTAGAGAGCAATATAACATTGAAGTAGAACTCTCAGATTTATACAACATACTATGTCTTGTCACTTTCGGGGATACAGAAAGTGAGACAAATACACTTATTGCAGCATTACAAGATTTAGCAGCAACATTTAGAAATAAAGCTGATAAAGGTGTTCAAATACAAGTAGAAATTCCAGAAATACCAGTGCTAGCACTTTCTCCTCGAGATGCTTTTTATTCAGAAACAGAAGTCATCCCATTTGAAAATGCAGCAGGTCGTATTATAGCTGATTTCGTTATGGTTTATCCGCCAGGGATTCCAATCTTTACTCCGGGGGAAATTATTACACAAGATAACTTAGAGTATATTCGTAAAAACTTAGAAGCGGGTTTACCTGTACAAGGTCCTGAAGATATGACATTACAAACATTACGTGTGATTAAAGAGTACAAGCCTATCAGTTGA